The nucleotide sequence GTGTTTTCCGCGTAATAGTATTAATACCTTTAGCAACAAGCTTATCTCTAAAGGCATCAATTGCTTCTTGCGATGAACGTTCGTATTGAGTGAGTGGAAAAGGATTAAAGGGAATAAGATTGACTTTGGCGGGGACTCCGCGCAATAGTTTAATTAATTCTGCCGCATGTTGGGGTTGATCGTTAACCCCCTTTAACATCACATATTCAAAAGTAACCACACGTTTAGGTTCATTTTTAAAATAATTTTTACACAAGTTCATTAACTGGTTAAGAGGATATTTTTTATTTACCGGGACTAACTCATTGCGTAGTTCGTCATTAGGCGCATGAAGCGAAACCGCTAACGAAACCGGGCTTCTTTCCCGTAAGCGTTCCATTTCAGGGATAATGCCCGATGTACTCAGAGTGACACGGCGTTTTGATAATCCGTATGCAAAATCATCTAACATCAGATCCATTGCTGTGACAACATTCTCAAAATTTAGTAAGGGTTCTCCCATACCCATCATCACGACATTGGTAATCTTTTTGTCATGTTCGCCATTTTTTTTCGAAAGAGAGCGAACAGCTAGCCAGACCTGGCCGATAATTTCTGCGGTCGTTAAATTACGGTTAAACCCTTGTTTCCCTGTAGAACAGAAGCTACAGTTTAAACCGCACCCTACCTGCGAGGACACACATAAGGTTCCACGAGAGGATTCGGGAATAAATACAGTTTCAATACAATTACCACAGCTTAACTTCATTAACCATTTGTGTGTACCGTCTGCGGATTGTTGGCAGCTGGAAATTTCAGGTAAACTTATTTCAGCAACTTGACTAAGACGCTCTCTCAGCGTCTTACCCAAATTACTCATTTGACTAAAATCATTTAAACCCATCTGATGGATCCATTGCAACAATTGCTGGGCACGATAAGGTTTTTCGCCTAATTCGGTTACAAATTGACGCATCTTATCGTGATTGAAATTCAGTAGGTTTATTTTTTCAGTCATATTTTATCGTGTACAAATCTCATGGGGCTCGAAGAAAAACGCGATTTCTTGTGCCGCTGTTTCTGCTCCGTCTGATCCATGCACGGCATTTGCATCAATACTATCAGCAAAGTCGGCACGAATAGTTCCTGAAGCTGCTTCTTTAGGATTTGTCGCACCCATAATTTCCCGGTTTTTAGCAATGGCGTTATCACCTTGTAAAACTTGAACTATCACAGGGCCGGAAATCATAAAAGACACTAAGTCATTAAAGAATGGGCGGCCTTTGTGTACAGCATAAAATTCTTCAGCTTGATTTTTTGTCAATTGCATCATTCTCGCAGCAACAATCTTCAAACCAGCCTTTTCAAAACGCGAATATATTTGTCCAATTACATTTTTTTCTACCGCGTCTGGTTTAATAATAGACAATGTTAACTCAGTTGTCATGAGATCTCCTGATTAATGAAAAGCGGGCATTATACACGAAAAGAATAAAAAACTGACAAGATATTGGTAATTTACTTAGTACACGACAATTTTTAAGATATGCAAAACTGTGAGATTCCCGCCTTTGCGCTGAGGAATCCTGGTATTTTTTTTACCAATATAGTTTCTAAGCCTTATTGTATAAGGTAATTGAAAATAAGATATTGAAGTGCATACAAAGTCATGATCAAATTCATTTCGCCCAAAACCAATTTGAGGAATGAGTATGCACAAGCGAGTATTTTGCCAAAATTTATTGGACAATGCATTAGGCAGTACAATTCACTCGAAACGAAAAACATGCCTATTCGCTTTTAAGTGACTTAATGGATTACGACACAACGTTGTCAGTAACTGAAATAGGAAAAAAATTAACATCTACAGCTACAGTTAAAAGCAAGATATATTCGGCACAGACGTTTGTAAATTACTACAAATAATCTTACCGCGAAAAAACGGACACTAATTTGTTAAAATATATGACTTAACGAAGAGGTGTGAGCATGGTAAGACAATTAAGGAAATACAGTAAAGAATTCAAAGAAGAATCGGCTAAATTAGCGATTAGCTATGGAAACATCAATAAAGCAGCAGATGAATTAGGAATACCACGCCCCACTTTACACGAGTGGGTAAACAAAGTTAAAGCTACAGGTGGATATGAAAATGATTCTGGACTTTTTCAACCGGTAAATGTTGCTAAGGTACTGGAAGAAAATAAAGAGTTAAAAAAACGCTTAGCACGCCTTGAGCAGGAGAAATTGATATTAAAAAAGGCGGCGACGTACTTCGCAAGGGAACTCGAGTGAAGTACGGTTTTATAAAAGAATTTAGCAATTATTTTTCTGTAACGATAATGTGCGCATTACTCAATGTTAGTCGCAGTGGGTATTACTCCTTTATTAATAGACCAATAAGTAAGAGGCAGCTGGCTAATAATCACCTGGATATAAACCAGCATAAAAAGCGGTATGGAGTGCCTAGGATAACGCGCGTATTACAAGACCAAAATGAACCCTGTAGCCACACTCGAGTTGCAAGAAGAATGCAGGCAATGGGTTTAACAGCGCTTGCTAAAAAGAAATTTAAAGTCACTACTGATTCAGAGCATAGTTTGCCTATCTATAAGAATCATTTAGGACGCGATTTTTCAGCTACGGCTATTAACCAAAAATGGGCATGTGATATTACCTATATCCGCACCCTAGAGGGTTGGTTGTACCTTGCTGTAGTAATTGATTTATATTCACGCGCAGTAATTGGTTGGTCCATGAATAAGCGAATGAAAAAGAATTTGGTATGCGACGCACTGTCGATGGCTTTATTTAGACGTAAATTTCCGATAGGAGTTATTGTTCATTCTGATCGTGGCAGCCAATATTGCTCATTGCAATATCAACAAATGCTCAAGCAATATCAACTCATTGGGAGCATGAGTAGAAGAGCTAACTGTTGGGATAATGCTATCGCTGAAAGCTTTTTTCATACGCTAAAAGTAGAATTGATTCACAACTATAGTTATCAAACCAGGGAACAAGCTAAGCTTAGTGTATTTCAATATATTGAAGGGTACTTTAATCAGCAGAGAATACATTCTGCACTTGACTATAAAGCTCCATTTGAGTTTGAATGTGCAGGGTAAATTTTCAGAGAACAGTCTCCATTAAATCGCGGTAAGATTAAAACTAGAACGAGATATGGTTCGTATTTATAAGGGATTAGCGCATTTTTTTTGGGAAAACGGGAAAGAAATTGTGATCCTCATTGACCGGACTGGATATTGTAGCAAAGGGTTCCATGCACTTGAAGCAAGTGTTGTGGAACATGGGCGCTCCATACCGATTTATCATGAAGTGCATTCAGAATCAGATTAAGAAAATGATCAGGTTACTCTTATAAAGAGAAATTGTCGAAGAAAGTGCGAAAAAGAAAAATAAATATCCTTCTCATGATAAAGCTCACTCTGAGTATTACAAGAATGGGTTTTTCCGCATATCTAGCCCAAACTGGCAATGACATGACTCAAGGACTTACTACGGGAGAGCAATCGATCTATTCGTTATAATTTTCTACACAAAAGTATGCCTTGTCCAATAGGTACTACTAAAGAATCAACCCTTGCATCTTTTAGTGCATAATCAATCATTGGCTGAAGATCCGATTTATGCGAAATAACATTATCTGCCATTAATATTCCACCAGACACCATATTGCGAATGACGATGTCATAGCAGTCGGCATAGAGTTCTTTTTCGGTATCAAGGAAACACAAAGACAGATCCTGATAATTTGTCAAATAATCAAATACATTCCCTTCAACTAGCTCAACATATTGTTCAACCTGAGCTGAAGCAAATGTTTTCTTTGCTAAAGTAATTTTTTTCGGATCTAATTCAAAGGTTGTTATTTTAGTTTTTAAATGCATACATGCCAACGTTAACCATAATGTCGAATATCCTGCACTTGTACCTATCTCTATCCATTGCCCCTTCGGTGAGGTCGCTGCAAGTAAACTAATGAATCGCCCTGTTTCTGGTGGTATCTGGCGTAATTTATCAAAATGCTGCATTTCAATCTGACCGGACATTTCTTCACGATCTCTATCTTCCAAATCGTTCATTCGCTCTAAGATTGCAGACGATATATTGTGAAACATTTAAACCCCTTGTTTGATTTATCAATAATTGCTTTTAGCGACAAATACTTATCATAACCCAAACTGCTTTCGCTATCACAGCGTTAAAGACAAAAAGCTATTGCCAAAAACATCCATATTTTATGCGGCAATTTTAAGGATGGATGCAATATAGGCATCAGCAAGATGGCCAATGTTTCCAAGAGTATCACAGAAGATTTTCTGAAAAATTTTGTAAACTGGTACATAAGTCTTGATAATATTAATGCAGCCAATCAAAGCATTCTTGATCTGCTTGGCAAGCTATCATTAGCCAGCATCTATCATTACATACATCCAGCGACGGGCGAAAAGTCAATATGATTTTACTCCAAATATTTAAGAATAGGATATGTTGTTCAATATGGAGAAAATATTAGCACTAAAAGTGCATAGGACATAATTGCTACACCATTCTATGAAAAACTATTCATTTCAATTTGACACCCGTAACGTTATTGGTTACAATTGAGGTGTGTGTGAAGCGGAATTTTCATGATAAAAACAATAAAACATAAAGGGCTGGGTCGATTTTATCACACGGGTAGTCTCTCAGGGATACAGGCCCATCATGCAAGACGGTTGCAATTAATACTTACACGGCTTAATGCAAGTACTTGCCCTGAAGATATGGATTTACCAGGATTACACTTACATAAATTGAAGGGGCAGCTTAAAGATTTTTATTCTGTCACAGTGCAAGCAAATTGGCGAATTATTTTCCGATTTGAGAGCGATAATGCTTATGATATCGATTATGTTGATTATCACTAGGGAGGTTAAAAATGTTTAATCCAGCGCATCCAGGTGAGGTTATACGTGAATTATGTATAGAGCCTTTGGGATTAACTGTCACAGAAGCTGCAAAAGCATTAGGTGTTACTCGGAAAACGCTTTCAGAGTTATTAAATGGTCATTCTCGTATTAGTCCTGAAATGGCGATCAGGTTGAGTATTGCATTTAAGACATCTGCAGAAAGTTGGATAAATCAACAAGCTAAATATGACTTATGGCTTGCAGAAAAAAATCGCAGCCAACTTAAAGTGAAATGTCTTGTGAATCACGCGGCTTAAGACCTGTTAAATTGTCATTACCAGTTTGGGCTGGATATGCAGTAAAACCCAAAATTCCTTGGTTTTATTAGAAAAAACGGATGCAAATCGAGCAACATTCAAGGATGTAAAAAATGAGCAGTTAGGCCTAGGGTTGCGACGAAATTTATCTTCAGGAAAACACGTGTTAATATGCTTTTCTTTCTTGCCACTTTATTAATTATAATCGCTTGGTGGTTTGGTCTTATGATTGAAACACTCCGCAAACACCGTTCTTATCAGGCTAATACAATAAAAAATAAACGTGCTCGATCTTTTATTCACCTTGCCAGAATGGCTTTTAGACATGAACCTCAGTTATTAAATTGGAATATCTTTCGAAAAGTGATGAGTGATTTGCAATCACAATATCACTCATTTCACGTTGCATCTAATGAATCGAGAGTGCCTAAGGCCCAACATCATAGATGAGATCTTTTGTTAAAACTGCTTGCCGATAGAAATACCTGCAACCCATTCACTCTTTAGTGCTTCAACCGTATCAAAATTAATGTTGGGGGTAACTTCAATATCATTCGCAACTAAGGTTATGTATCCCAGATTCAATCTCCCCATCGTTTTGGTTGAGTGATTTTTTTCAAACTTCAAACCAGGACCAATGCCTGCGGTAAAATGGTTTAAAAAGTTCCACGTCATTAACGAAAATATTTCTACTTCATGATTTTTATCTTTATTGGGGGTATCTTCCATCTCTAAAGTAATACCCAGTGGAAAAGTTAAAACGCGGTGGTATTCAACCCCATAAGTAAAATAGCTTTTATTTTCAATAAGCGAATTGCCAAAAAAACTGTTTACTACATTTTTTCGTTCTTCTGCTCTGGGATGTATGTTTTTACTGTTTTCCGCCTTGCAAAGCGAAAAAAACAAAAGAATGGTAATGAAAAGAAATACCTTTTTATTTTTATGAGGTGCACCCATTATTATTTAATAAACCTATGCGAAGTGGCCTAATTTTCTTCGCCAATGTTAGAATCAAAATTCAAAGCTTCCAAATTTGCAGCGTCTTTTTCTTGATCAGGGCGATATTCTGGAAGATTTTGAATTATTTCTTTTGCTTTTAAAATAGCATCATAAAATTGATGACGTAAGTCTCTTAAATTGGCAGTTTTTGCATTAGCTTTATCTAAATAAGTTTCTAATAACTCTTCAACCGATTTTCGGTGGGCACTAAAATCTAAAAGCACCCCACTTAATTTTTCTTTAGAAGATTCGCTAAGTGTTATTGATAATTGTTGGCCAAAAATATCCCAAAAAGAAGAGTTTTTAGCAAACATATCTCCTTCCTCACCCCTATACATTACAAAGGAGCGGCTAATAGCTGCAGTGATTTCATTAACGGGTTTGCTCGTATTTTCTTGATTTAAAATTTGTTGAATCTTCTGGGTGGCTGATTGAATAACGGCTTGAATTTCTGCCGCATGTTTAATAAAACTATTTTGGCTTTCCGCAATTAGCTTTTGTTGCTCTAACTCCTCTTTGCCAAACTCCTCCCCCAAATGAATAATAAAATTTGAATGCTCTTTTAGTTCGTCTCGGGTAGCACTACCGGGAGAGTTTTCATCTTTGTCATTTTGACCGGATAATAAAAAATCAATGAACAATTTTTGTGCGTACACTTGGTAATCATGAACCTGCTGCAATACGATTCCATTAAAGACATTTTTTAAGGGAACTCGCAACAGCTGATAGTAAATGCTTCGCGGGTTATTAATTGCCGCCAACAATTCATCATTTTGCAAACGAATTTTAAAACCTTCAAGAATACGTTGTGCGGTAAGGAATCCATAGGTGGAAAACCACCCTGACATTTCAGGCTCTTTTACTTCTTCACTCATATTGTTAATCCATAACAAAAAATTCAGGGTGATTTACTATATTTAAGGTCTACTTGCGTGCGTGTGCTCAACGGTCATATCAAAACGGCCCGTTAGAAATGCCATCATTCCATCGTGAGGATCATCGCGCAACGCTGCAAATCTTTCTTTAGTAAGTACTTCATTGGTATCTTTATGGACGAATCGATTTGTTTTTTTACCTGTTGTGTCGGCTTCTGGTTTAAAGCCCATCTGGTTGAGCCAGGCCACAATTCCTGCTACAAATGTTTCTTTGTCTTTAACATCTAACGCTTTGCCATCAGAAGTTTGTAGACTTCTATCTAAAGCATGTAAATCAAGCTTATTGTCGTCAGTAAACTCCATGGTCCCTTTTAAGCTGGGTATCGGAACATCTTCTGGAACTTTACCAAACTTGTCTGTAATCCGGTCTTTAATGTCATATCCCACTTTTAATAATAAGCCTTTTACGGGCTGGACGACCAAGTCAACCAGGCCACCTAACACGGCCTCAGGGCCAATTTGTACAAATTTTAGCTGCAACACTACGACAGAGCTCATGGCAGAAACCCAGGTATCATAACCGCGTTGACCTTCTTGAATAATTTGCTCAGCCGCGTCGTAATAGGCTTTTTCTCTCTCCGCCACTTTATTTAATTCTTCCTGTCTTTTGGCTTGCGCTTCTTTTGCTCTCAGCTGCCGCGATTTATCGCGCATCTCTTTGTAGGTTTGTTCTCGTATGTGATCTCGAATTTGGGTGTCTTTATCCACAGGCATTTTCAATCCCCTTTAATAAGGTCAAAATAAAAACCATTTGCTTTATCATAACACAATACATGGGGGTTGTCATCCCAATCACTTAGTATAAATTGCTTATAGGTGCCGTTATTATGCAGCCTTAATCCGGGTTGATGGGTATGTCCATGAATAATTGTTTTGGCATTAAATTGATCCATATGTTTAATCATGCAATCTGGAACAATAGCTAATTTTTCATAGGATTTGGAACGATTTATTTGGCTACGGGTACGCACTGTTTGCACCATTTTTTTTCGTATAAAAAAAGGGATAGCTAGAAATACAGTATAAAATATACGATTACGCGTCAGGCACCGTAACCATTGGTGGCTTTTATCATTAATACAATACCTGTCACCATGGGAAAGAAGAACAGAAGCATCACCTAGTTGCATCACATAAGGATCTTTAATTCGTTGCACTTTAGCTTCTGTAAAGAATTTTTTGCCCAATAGAAAATCCCGATTTCCGGCCATTAAGTATATTGGCATCGTTTCACTTAGAGATGCCAATGACTGCGTAATGCTTTGGCTCCAACTATTTAGTGCCTCATCACCAGGCCACACATGTAAAAAGTCCCCGAGAATATAAAGAGACCGAGTATTTTCTTTCGCCCATTGGATAAAGGTATTGAAACGTTGTGTAATCAACACATCGTCAGGGCTTAAATGCAAGTCAGAAATAAAAACTGCTTCAATCATAAGCGTTCTATTTGTATGCGATCATCTTGAATATAAACTTGGCACGGACCATTTATTTTCTCTATTGCATCACTTAAACGGTAAAATCCTGCAATGGAAACTAATTCGGCATCTAATGACTGGCAAAAAATTCGCGCTTGTTTATCTCCGGCAATGCCGGCTAATGCACGGCCTCTTAGTACGCCATAAACATGAATATTTCCATCTGCCAACAATTCAGCCCCGGGGCTGACAGAAGCATTGATGATTAAATCTGTTTTACTCACTACCTGTTGTCCGGAGCGGACCGGTGTATTGAGTAACTTTGATTTAAGAATGGTACTATTATTTATTTTCGGTTCTGTTCTTTTCTCGATTATCTTTTTGTCTTGGGCAGCTGAAGCTTTAAGAATGGCAAGGCCAAAGTGATGGGCCAATTTTTCTAATTTTGCATTGGCTCCTTGCAACCCCACAGGAATTAACCCTTGATTACGAATAATCTTGCAGAGTAAGCCTAAGTCAAATTCATCATTTTTTATTGCAGAACAATCCAAAACAACTGGGGTATTCGCAAACAACTTGGGCGCCTGTGTTACAATTTCCTCTAATTGTTGTGCAAATGAAAAACTATCTGCATTTAACAGGGAAATTACAGTCAGCGTGTAAAGTCGACCTTTCAGTTTAAAAGCTTGTGTTTTCAATACATTCTCTGTCATAACTGCAATATGAACCGATATAGTTTTTGAATTTCCTTGGGTATATACTAGCACGCTCCCAATAATAACAGAAGGTTTATAAAGCGTGGATAAACTGTGGTTGCAACAATATCAGCAAGGTGTTCCCCATGAAATCAATATCAATGAATACCCTTCTCTTGTTGCTATGTTTATTGAAACTTGCGATCGTTTTAAAGACAAGGAAGCATACGTTAATATGGGGTGTGCCCTTTCTTTTCAAGAGATAGAAGAATTAACGCGCGATCTCGGTGCTTATTTTCAAAGCCTGGGTTTAGAGAAAGGAGCAAGGATTGCCGTAATGATGCCAAACCTGTTGCAATACCCTATTGCTATCTTTGCCATTCTAAGAGCAGGTTATGTGGTCGTGAATACCAATCCACTTTATACTAGTGACGAAGTAGCTTATCAATTAAAAGATGCAGGAGCTGAAGCTATTATTATTTTAGCGAATTTCGCTAAAACTTTAGAAAATGCGCTTTCCAGGCTCCCGCAATTAAAACATATTCTTATAACTCAAATTGGCGATTTTTTTCCTTCCCTCAAGCGCCACATTGTCAATTTTGCTGTAACTCATATAAAGAAAATGGTTCCAGACTATCACCTCCCCCAAGCGATTAGCCTACGTTCTGCCATATCCAAAGGGAATGCCCTACCATTTGCACCTGTTGAGCTAAATCATAATGATATTGCTTTTTTGCAATACACGGGGGGTACTACCGGCGTTTCTAAAGGTGCGATGCTTAGCCACGGCAATATGGTCGCGAATGTTTTGCAAGCCACTGCCTGGATTAAACCGGAAGGTTTAGGGGCTCAAGATATAATTGTTACCGCGCTACCGCTTTATCATGTCTTTTCTTTAACTGCTAATTGCCTCACATTTTTTAAAGCAGGAGCAAAAAATATCCTTATTACCAACCCGCGTGATATACCCAACTTTATAAAAGAAATTAAAGATTTAGGCTTCACAGCAATTACGGGTGTTAATACACTTTTTAATGCGCTTTTAAATCACTCCCATTTTAAGGAAATAGATTTTTCCAAATTAAAATTAGCACTAGCGGGCGGCATGGCGCTACAGCAAAGTGTTTCGCAACGCTGGAGAGAAAAAACGGGGTCAAAAGTACTGGAAGCCTATGGACTAACTGAAACCAGTCCAGCAGTTACGATTAATCCTCTTTGTTTAGAAGACTATAATGGAAGCATAGGCCTACCTATCCCCTCTACAGAAATTTCGATTAGAGACGACGAAGGCAACGAAGTGCCTCTAGGGGAAAAAGGGGAACTTTGTGTGAGAGGTCCACAGGTAATGCTCGGTTATTGGAAAAAACCCGAGGAAACCGAAAAAGTTTTTTGGCCTGACAGGTTTTTAAGAACCGGGGATATCGCCACTGTGGATAAACAAGGCTATGTATTCTTGGTCGATCGTAAAAAAGATATGATTTTGGTTTCTGGTTTTAATGTCTACCCAAATGAAGTAGAACAAGTCATCAGTATGCACCCAGGCGTTATGGAGGTGGGAGTTATAGGGGTTGAAAGCGAAGAATTTGGAGAAAAAGTAAAAGCTTGCATAGTAAAAAAAGATGAGAAACTCACTAAAGAAGAAATAGTTGCCCATTGTCGTCAACATCTGACAGCTTATAAGGTACCAAAGATTGTTGAGTTCTATAATGACCTTCCTAAAACCAATGTAGGAAAAATTTTACGCAGGGCTTTAAAGTAAAAGTCGAAGATAGATGGCCCAAAGGCCATCTATCCATACAAGTCAGCAAGGTAGAGCCTGGCTGAGAGCTTTTTCGTAAAAATAATGTAAAATTTCTAAAAAATAAAAATTAATAACCCAACTACTTGCATAATCCCTTGCTTTGCAGATTTAATGGGTTTTTATGAAAAAAGACAAAATAGTACCTAATTCCATATCAATTACAGAAGCTGAACCTGCCATCTCTTCAGCTACTATCACTTTACAACTCCTTGCCAAAGAAAAAGAAAAAAATAAAGAAGCTGAAAAAAAAGAGGTTGACGAGGAAAAAGCAAGAGTACGTTGCAAGGTTTGTTTTAGAGAGGTAGCACCTAAACGTCTTTGTTCAGGACACGGCAGTGGTGGTGGTGGCGGTAGTGCCGTTTCCGATAAAACTTCTGATAAAAAATTTGCCGAAGCCCAGTCGCTTTCTCAACCACACAAATTTGTGGAGGCCGAGGATGAGATGCTAGAGCAATATAGTCCAGAAGCTTTGTATTTAGAGTCTGGTTTTGATCCAGAGATAATTGCCGAGCTGATTGCCAAAGGATTATTGTTAGTTGATTGTGACCGCGAATCAAAGACTATTACCATTAAATTACTTTGTGAACTAAAAGTATTAACTAAAGAGCAAAAAGAAGAACTAAAAAAGTTCCTAGAGGCGGTTATAAAAGAATTTCATACCTTTCAAAAAGAAAATAATCTGGCGAATGATTGCATAAAAACAATACAAGACAGAGAAGGGAACACCCACTCTCTTCGTATCACTCTGCCTACATTAATTTTGTTCGATGCATTCATCCAACGGCTGGCGACTAATTTAGTTCCAATACCAAGTTTGAAAGCACAGTCAAGAGATGAGGTTACGAAAGATAGAAGCCATTCTCCAAATCCTTTTTCGATGGAGCCTCAACTAGCCCCTCAACCGGCTGAACAAACAGCAAATAAAAAAGACGAGCAAAGTATTTTTAACCCATCTCCTTTTAATATAAAACCTTGGTAAAGAGCCAAGGGCTTAGAGGTGGATGAGGTCAAAACAAATTCTGGGTCAACTGCTTCATAATGCGAGCAGTTGCCCCCCATACAAAGTAGTTACCAGGGATATAACGACAGCTTTCAAAACTCCTTCCATTTTTTTCTAAAAAAATGGAACAATAGTTATCCATCTTCTTTACTTCCTGCATAGGTAAAAGAATTACTTCATCTACTTCGTTTTTATTCATCGCATACGGTTTTATGTTTGCTATGGAGGCCAGCCAAGGATAGATAATTACGTTATTTAAAGTTATTTCCGGTTGTAAATGATCAATTAATTGCACTCGTGTACTATCAATCGCCAACTCCTCTTTTAATTCTCTTAGTGCGGTAAACCATAAGCTAGAGTCTTGCGCTTCCCATCGACCTCCCGGAAAACAAATTTCCCCCGGATGATGATTTAAGTGCGCACTGCGCTTGGTAAGCACAATGGAGTCAGTTTCTTGATCGTGTAAGACAATAACAGCAGATTGCGTAGACATAAATATTAATCATTAAGAAACGCTGCAATTTTAGTATAGCATTCTTCGTATTCTTGCTCCCATTCCGAGTCTATAACAATTCCCCCTCCCGCAGCTAAATACATTTTACTCTCATGAGCGATGATAGTTCTTATCGCTATATTAAAATCAAAACGGGGATGGTTTGAAAAGTATCCTATTGCCCCACAATAAACCCCTCGACTATATTCTTCCATCTCGGCAATAACCTCCATCGCTTCTTTTTTTGGGGCGCCGGTGATAGATCCTCCTGGAAAACAATTTAAAAATACTTCCCAGGGAGAAACATTTTTCTCACATTTTGCTTCGATATGACTTACCAGATGGTGAACAGAATTATAACTTTGTAATTGTAATAATTGGCCAACATTGACTGAACCGGGGATAGCAAATTTACCTAAATCATTACGTAGTAAATCAACGATCATTATATTTTCTGCTTTATTTTTTGTTGATTGTTCTAAAGCTTGAGCCAACTGATGGTCTTGGTCTCGGTTTTGGGAGCGCGGGGAAGAGCCTTTTATGGGCGAAGTTAAAACGTCACCATGATCATATAGTAAAAATCTTTCTGGGGAAAAACTGAGTATATGGTATGGATGGCACTGCAAAAAGCTTCCATAAGGCACTCGATTAATACTAATTATTCTTTGATAATAATCCCAAAGGCTCCCTTCATATTCCGCAAGAAAGGGCTGCGTAAAATTAACCTGATACACCCGCCCTCTTTGGAGATAGTTTGCAATCTTATTAATTTTTTGCTGATACATTTTTTTACTAATGATAGCAGTGAATTTTTCTTTGAATAATCCTTTCGTTTTTTCAAAAACCGGTTGATTCCATAAGGCGATAGCTTGGCCTATTAAATCTTTTGTCTCTTTGTTTTGATTGGCATTAACTACTAACACTTCCTTTAACTGATGATCCACAATGATGCCCCAATCGTAATACTTCATATCAAGCAG is from Legionella adelaidensis and encodes:
- a CDS encoding AMP-binding protein codes for the protein MDKLWLQQYQQGVPHEININEYPSLVAMFIETCDRFKDKEAYVNMGCALSFQEIEELTRDLGAYFQSLGLEKGARIAVMMPNLLQYPIAIFAILRAGYVVVNTNPLYTSDEVAYQLKDAGAEAIIILANFAKTLENALSRLPQLKHILITQIGDFFPSLKRHIVNFAVTHIKKMVPDYHLPQAISLRSAISKGNALPFAPVELNHNDIAFLQYTGGTTGVSKGAMLSHGNMVANVLQATAWIKPEGLGAQDIIVTALPLYHVFSLTANCLTFFKAGAKNILITNPRDIPNFIKEIKDLGFTAITGVNTLFNALLNHSHFKEIDFSKLKLALAGGMALQQSVSQRWREKTGSKVLEAYGLTETSPAVTINPLCLEDYNGSIGLPIPSTEISIRDDEGNEVPLGEKGELCVRGPQVMLGYWKKPEETEKVFWPDRFLRTGDIATVDKQGYVFLVDRKKDMILVSGFNVYPNEVEQVISMHPGVMEVGVIGVESEEFGEKVKACIVKKDEKLTKEEIVAHCRQHLTAYKVPKIVEFYNDLPKTNVGKILRRALK
- a CDS encoding NUDIX hydrolase; protein product: MSTQSAVIVLHDQETDSIVLTKRSAHLNHHPGEICFPGGRWEAQDSSLWFTALRELKEELAIDSTRVQLIDHLQPEITLNNVIIYPWLASIANIKPYAMNKNEVDEVILLPMQEVKKMDNYCSIFLEKNGRSFESCRYIPGNYFVWGATARIMKQLTQNLF
- the pabB gene encoding aminodeoxychorismate synthase component I; translation: MNLSIQKLPYPRNLLAHYSALHSLPGFVLLQSGNKELGRYDILSAFPYDELKVDQNITHSGAAFEKIQQTLANQTSHFNIPFQGGAIGYVSYDFGAACAGIYKKPHPLLEKMPLLDMKYYDWGIIVDHQLKEVLVVNANQNKETKDLIGQAIALWNQPVFEKTKGLFKEKFTAIISKKMYQQKINKIANYLQRGRVYQVNFTQPFLAEYEGSLWDYYQRIISINRVPYGSFLQCHPYHILSFSPERFLLYDHGDVLTSPIKGSSPRSQNRDQDHQLAQALEQSTKNKAENIMIVDLLRNDLGKFAIPGSVNVGQLLQLQSYNSVHHLVSHIEAKCEKNVSPWEVFLNCFPGGSITGAPKKEAMEVIAEMEEYSRGVYCGAIGYFSNHPRFDFNIAIRTIIAHESKMYLAAGGGIVIDSEWEQEYEECYTKIAAFLND